Proteins from a genomic interval of Rhizobium etli CFN 42:
- a CDS encoding GTP-binding protein, with translation MTGADNRLPVTVLAGFLGAGKTTVLNHVLNNREGRRIAVIVNDMSEVNIDADLVRDGGANLSRTDETLVELTNGCICCTLRDDLLSEVRRLAAAGRFDYLLIEGTGIAEPLPIAATFSFRDESGAALCDVARLDTMVSVIDAVNLLADYASAEFLSDRGQSRDGDDERRLVELLVEQIEFADVAVINKAGEVPPAMLSEVRRIVAALNPDARVIEADFGKVPLGTIMDTGLFSEAKAARHPLWHKELYGWGDHVPETEEYGITSFVYRSRRPFDPARLSRMLEQPLPGVIRAKGHFWLATRPDEIGLLSIAGTQCRIDTRGFWWTSVPRAHWPRHPQFRQLLDRHWDDVWGDRRQELVFIGSGFDEAAIRTALDDCLTGEETGFDPQTAVGLHDPFQAWRHDTHASDRKV, from the coding sequence ATGACAGGTGCAGACAATCGACTTCCGGTGACGGTCCTGGCGGGGTTTCTCGGCGCCGGCAAGACGACGGTCCTCAATCATGTCCTGAACAATCGCGAGGGACGCCGGATCGCCGTGATCGTCAACGACATGAGCGAGGTGAACATCGATGCCGATCTCGTCCGCGACGGCGGCGCCAACCTCTCGAGGACGGACGAAACCCTGGTCGAGCTTACCAACGGCTGCATCTGTTGCACATTGCGCGACGATCTCCTGAGCGAGGTCCGTCGGCTCGCCGCCGCCGGCCGTTTCGACTATCTGCTGATCGAGGGCACGGGGATCGCCGAGCCCCTGCCGATAGCGGCGACCTTCTCCTTCCGCGACGAGAGCGGAGCAGCACTCTGCGATGTCGCGCGGCTCGACACGATGGTTTCCGTCATCGATGCGGTCAATCTTCTCGCCGATTATGCCAGTGCCGAGTTTCTGAGCGATCGCGGCCAGAGCCGTGACGGCGACGACGAACGCAGGCTCGTCGAACTCCTCGTCGAACAGATCGAATTCGCCGACGTCGCCGTCATCAACAAGGCAGGCGAGGTGCCGCCCGCGATGCTCTCCGAGGTTCGCCGGATCGTCGCGGCGCTCAATCCGGATGCCCGCGTCATCGAGGCGGACTTCGGCAAGGTGCCGCTTGGCACAATCATGGATACCGGGCTCTTCAGCGAAGCCAAGGCCGCCCGCCATCCACTGTGGCACAAGGAGCTTTACGGCTGGGGCGATCATGTGCCGGAGACCGAGGAATACGGCATAACAAGCTTCGTCTATCGCAGCCGCCGGCCCTTCGATCCGGCGCGGCTGAGCCGCATGCTCGAGCAGCCATTGCCTGGCGTCATCAGGGCGAAAGGGCATTTCTGGCTGGCGACCCGGCCGGACGAGATCGGCCTGCTGTCGATTGCCGGCACGCAATGCCGCATCGATACCAGAGGGTTCTGGTGGACCTCGGTGCCGCGGGCGCACTGGCCACGCCATCCGCAATTCCGCCAATTGCTCGACCGGCATTGGGACGATGTCTGGGGCGACCGCCGCCAGGAGCTGGTCTTCATCGGCTCCGGCTTCGACGAGGCCGCCATCCGCACAGCGCTCGACGATTGCCTGACCGGGGAGGAGACGGGTTTCGATCCGCAGACCGCTGTCGGCCTTCACGATCCGTTTCAGGCATGGCGGCACGATACGCACGCATCGGACCGAAAGGTGTGA
- a CDS encoding peptidase domain-containing ABC transporter: MSGFLHTNLHCLALVARHHGVDLSPERLQHDYSVGNEPVAVRQMLRMAKDAGLRARHLTLDWRSLFQLGEAFPVLAELSNGNWVVIAGALGQGEDERIRVLDPLAARPEVMLLGEEQFAKAWLGSVVLVKRNYRMSDEDRPFGFRWFVPEIIRQRSFFRDVALAAFVLYGLGLTTPMFFQLVIDKVLVHQSYATLTVLTIGIAVALVFDATFSFLRRYLLLYATNRIDIRVATRTFGHLLNLPIALFEQASAGVLVKHMQQTGRIREFLTGRLFLTLLDGVSLFVFVPILLLYSAKLTLVVLGFAALVGLVVMMLVGPFQRRLQALYQAEGDRQALLVETVHGMRTVKSLALEPRQRKVWDDYSAQSISVRFRVEKISTIAQSMTGLLEKLMSVAIIGLGALDVFSGSMTIGALVAFNMLAGRVSGPLVQIVTMVHEYQEVALSVRMLGEIMNQRPEQAGRGRGVRPHLHGRIEFDRVTFRYAPDTAPALDNVSFAIPAGSVFGVVGKSGSGKTTITRLIQGLYQSQEGLVRMDGYDSREIDLVHLRTSIGVVLQDNFLFRGTVRDNIAAAKPDASIEEIMEVARVAGAEEFIERLPRGFDTMLEENAANLSGGQKQRLAIARALITDPKLLIFDEATSALDPDSEAIIRQNLSRIAAGRTVVIVSHRLSTLVDSDAILVIDRGKVADIGRHDQLVARCMTYRHLWAQQMRQVA, from the coding sequence ATGAGTGGTTTTCTGCATACCAACCTGCATTGTCTTGCGCTCGTCGCGCGTCACCACGGCGTCGACCTTTCTCCTGAGCGATTGCAGCACGATTATTCCGTCGGCAACGAGCCGGTGGCCGTGCGGCAAATGCTCAGAATGGCCAAGGATGCCGGACTCAGGGCCAGGCATCTGACGCTCGACTGGCGAAGCCTGTTCCAGCTCGGCGAGGCTTTCCCGGTGCTTGCCGAACTTTCGAACGGCAACTGGGTGGTCATCGCCGGCGCTCTCGGGCAGGGCGAAGATGAGCGGATCCGCGTTCTCGACCCGCTCGCCGCCCGACCCGAAGTCATGTTGCTGGGCGAGGAACAATTCGCCAAGGCCTGGCTCGGATCGGTGGTTCTGGTGAAGCGCAACTATCGCATGTCGGATGAGGACCGACCCTTCGGCTTCCGCTGGTTCGTCCCCGAAATCATCCGCCAGCGCAGCTTTTTCCGTGACGTGGCGCTCGCAGCCTTCGTGCTCTATGGCCTGGGGCTGACGACGCCGATGTTTTTTCAGCTGGTCATCGACAAGGTGCTCGTGCATCAGAGCTACGCGACATTGACAGTTCTGACGATCGGTATCGCGGTGGCGCTCGTTTTCGATGCGACCTTCAGCTTCCTGCGTCGCTATCTGCTGCTCTACGCCACCAACAGGATCGACATCCGGGTGGCGACGCGCACCTTCGGCCATCTGCTCAACCTGCCGATCGCGCTCTTCGAGCAGGCCTCAGCCGGCGTTCTCGTCAAGCATATGCAGCAGACGGGACGGATCCGCGAATTCCTGACTGGCCGGTTATTCCTGACGCTTCTCGACGGCGTATCCCTCTTCGTCTTCGTGCCGATCCTGCTTCTCTACAGCGCCAAGCTGACGCTCGTGGTGCTCGGCTTCGCAGCCCTCGTCGGGCTGGTGGTGATGATGCTCGTCGGGCCGTTCCAACGCCGGCTGCAGGCGCTTTACCAGGCCGAAGGCGACCGGCAGGCCCTGCTGGTGGAAACCGTGCATGGCATGCGCACCGTCAAGTCACTGGCGCTGGAGCCGCGCCAGCGCAAGGTGTGGGACGATTATTCAGCGCAGTCGATTTCGGTGCGTTTCCGGGTCGAAAAAATCTCCACCATCGCCCAGTCGATGACCGGGCTTCTGGAGAAGCTGATGAGTGTGGCGATCATCGGGCTCGGCGCGCTCGATGTTTTCAGCGGTTCCATGACCATCGGCGCGCTGGTCGCCTTCAACATGCTGGCCGGCCGCGTCTCGGGACCGCTGGTGCAAATCGTGACAATGGTGCACGAGTATCAGGAAGTGGCTCTTTCCGTGCGCATGCTCGGCGAGATCATGAACCAGCGGCCGGAGCAGGCCGGACGCGGCCGTGGTGTGCGGCCGCATCTGCATGGCCGCATCGAATTCGACAGGGTCACCTTCCGCTATGCTCCCGACACGGCGCCTGCGCTCGACAATGTCTCTTTCGCCATCCCGGCGGGCTCGGTCTTCGGCGTGGTCGGGAAGAGCGGCTCGGGCAAGACGACGATCACCCGGCTGATCCAGGGGCTCTACCAGAGTCAGGAAGGGCTGGTGCGCATGGACGGCTACGACAGCCGCGAGATTGACCTCGTGCACCTGAGAACCAGCATCGGCGTCGTGCTGCAGGATAATTTCCTGTTTCGCGGCACGGTGCGCGACAACATCGCCGCCGCCAAGCCGGATGCCAGCATCGAGGAGATCATGGAGGTCGCCCGCGTCGCCGGCGCGGAAGAGTTCATCGAGCGGCTTCCGCGCGGCTTCGATACGATGCTGGAAGAAAATGCCGCCAATCTCTCCGGCGGCCAGAAGCAGCGGCTCGCCATTGCGCGCGCTCTGATCACTGATCCGAAGCTCCTGATCTTCGATGAGGCGACGAGCGCGCTCGACCCCGACAGCGAGGCGATCATCCGCCAGAATCTGAGCCGTATCGCTGCCGGGCGCACCGTCGTCATCGTCTCACACCGGCTTTCGACGCTTGTCGATTCCGATGCCATTCTCGTCATCGATCGCGGCAAGGTCGCCGATATCGGCCGGCATGACCAGCTGGTGGCACGCTGCATGACCTATCGCCACCTGTGGGCACAGCAAATGAGGCAGGTCGCATGA
- a CDS encoding HlyD family type I secretion periplasmic adaptor subunit gives MSARVRKSGENLPVPSDKGASDHGPSDKVPPGRGGQLVARLPLPPAIAEFQSDAVELEERAPPRVARMTLYCVTALIAATIIWASVSDIDEVVIAPGKLVTTQPTIVVQPLETSIIRTIDVKAGEVVHAGQTLATLDATFSQADVDQQQAKFSALDAQVKRIEAELAGDDYTMMAGTTPDEMLQVQLFGQRRAFYTAQLQNFEQQIAGQSAALAASRNQEAVLIDRRDTLSQIEGARTRLYDKQSGSLITMLGSRDARLDVESDLTAVRGKADEAAHAFAKLKADRQAFIEDFRRAAMEQLVELRGQRDMADEELKKMELRRNMVSLTAPADAVVLDLAQRSIGSVVREAEPVVTLVPINVPLEAEVSINTRDIGRIAVGKEARIKLDAYPFQKYGTASGEVRTISEDTFMTGQQSEQTATPSQPAAPFFKARILLADTRLNVSDVPVRLLPGMTVSTEIKVGKRTVISYFLYPLLRGLDDAIREPN, from the coding sequence ATGAGCGCGCGTGTCAGAAAATCCGGCGAGAACCTGCCAGTTCCATCAGACAAGGGCGCCTCAGACCATGGCCCTTCAGACAAGGTGCCGCCAGGCAGGGGCGGGCAGCTCGTCGCTCGCCTGCCGCTGCCGCCGGCAATTGCGGAATTCCAGTCCGACGCCGTCGAGCTCGAGGAACGTGCTCCGCCGCGCGTTGCGCGCATGACGCTCTATTGCGTGACGGCGCTAATTGCTGCGACCATCATCTGGGCCTCCGTTTCTGATATCGACGAGGTGGTGATTGCGCCCGGCAAGCTCGTTACCACCCAGCCGACCATCGTCGTCCAGCCGCTCGAAACCTCGATCATCCGCACGATCGATGTGAAGGCCGGCGAGGTCGTGCATGCCGGCCAAACGCTCGCAACCCTTGACGCCACTTTCAGCCAGGCCGACGTCGACCAGCAGCAGGCGAAGTTCTCGGCACTCGACGCCCAGGTGAAGCGCATCGAGGCGGAACTTGCCGGAGACGACTACACCATGATGGCGGGAACAACGCCCGACGAGATGCTGCAGGTGCAGCTCTTCGGCCAGCGGCGGGCCTTCTACACCGCGCAGCTGCAGAATTTCGAGCAGCAGATCGCCGGCCAGTCGGCAGCGCTTGCCGCCAGCAGGAACCAGGAGGCAGTGCTCATCGACCGGCGCGACACGCTCTCGCAGATCGAAGGCGCGCGCACGCGGCTCTACGACAAGCAGAGCGGCTCGCTGATCACCATGCTCGGCTCGCGCGACGCCCGCCTCGACGTCGAATCTGATCTGACCGCCGTGCGCGGCAAGGCCGACGAGGCGGCGCATGCCTTTGCCAAGCTGAAAGCCGACCGGCAGGCCTTTATCGAAGATTTCCGCCGCGCCGCGATGGAACAGCTGGTGGAGCTGCGCGGACAGCGCGACATGGCGGATGAAGAGCTGAAGAAGATGGAGCTGCGCCGCAACATGGTGTCGCTGACAGCACCTGCCGACGCCGTCGTGCTCGATCTTGCCCAGCGCTCTATCGGCTCCGTCGTGCGCGAAGCCGAACCGGTCGTGACCCTGGTGCCGATCAACGTGCCGCTCGAAGCGGAAGTGTCGATCAACACCCGCGACATCGGCCGCATCGCCGTGGGTAAGGAGGCCCGCATCAAGCTAGACGCCTATCCCTTCCAGAAATACGGCACCGCGTCGGGCGAAGTTCGCACTATCAGCGAGGACACGTTTATGACCGGCCAGCAGTCGGAACAGACCGCCACCCCGAGCCAGCCGGCCGCCCCCTTCTTCAAGGCGCGCATCCTGCTTGCCGATA